In the genome of Candoia aspera isolate rCanAsp1 chromosome 1, rCanAsp1.hap2, whole genome shotgun sequence, one region contains:
- the CILP2 gene encoding cartilage intermediate layer protein 2 produces MAEEQPSACHKESQSGRIILCPPLPLAGEWTSWFNVDHPGGEGDFETLEAIRFYYRERVCARPLSIQVRTTKWELPEEVGEVVHYSPEEGFHCLNQEQPGSKSCSNYHVRFLCPIDPVKRLGWSSWSPWSACSQTMCGLSGIQTRHRTCLKNSAPVLGQLSECPGKSMERQTCQSEPCQELKWSHWGPWSPCSKTCGSGGKQVRRRRCQKTKHTHCVGRPLEVQTCSDIPCPACQLSCTIGIPNKDCTSCICPDHTLLGTVRRANGMALAGAQISLTDQPQAPLVQSNRWGQFTIRGICAGNSTNVRAELERFAPGSASPVVNGSGTSLVEILLHRLEQVYMVTNPESKVRMVGEKARFCCSAQGTPEPKKYYWYHNGTLLNWKAYNYSSSLVLRDLGTYQAGLYHCKASNNHSSVKSSVAHLTVISPDVPACKAQPEEYLIKLPDDCFQEATGSYFYNVGHCPSTHCAGNSSDGLQCQDAIQHCCGIQRMEVREIHCMGYILPIKVVAECGCTICIQPKVLVRGKASAADDGEPLRFGEIYLGAKKIGFTGYNGTFTVEMPPNTERFVVKFVDRMQKFVDAVKVFPFDQRGGAVYQDVKLMRKKKPIDLAAMETNIIPLGEVTGENPIGEIIIPPGSFFRPDGQVYNGTVKASITFLDPRDTGTVSTASSDLNFINAEGDLFPLRTYGMFSMDFWEEETHQGLEIGRVEVKMDADLIKTLEHAEKMKLWSLNPSTGLWEEEASLKLAKGKRKKREERAFLIGNLEVRERRLFNLDVAENRRCFVKIRAYINEKFNPSEQLEGVVVTLINLEPRPGYPSNPRAWGRFDSVVTGPNGACLPAFCDSQRADAYTAYVTATMGGEELEAVPSSPKLNPRALGVSQPYLNKLGYQRTDHEDPALKKTAFKINLAKPNQNNIDETNGPIYAFRNLKDCDQAPVTANHFRFYRVEVDKYEYNVVPFKESDLTTWTGDYLSWWPNPQEFRACYIKVKINGPQEYMVRSQNVGGSHPRTRGRLYGLRDSQSIRDRDIYNSSAACVEFKCSGMLFDQGMVDRTVVSIIPQGSCHRTAVNSYLGEYLSRHPPVVESNDTSTFTMLAPVDPLGHNYGIYTVTDQNPHLAKEIAIGRCFAGTSDGFSREMKSDRGTALTFTCHEKPVGTKSFFQRLLESPAQTLTQIRREMRGNEQLQGPSQVVTYPSGLRTVFSTPRRPSRRRRVGTSPIQQ; encoded by the exons ATGGCAG AGGAGCAGCCCTCTGCCTGCCACAAAGAGTCGCAATCTGGGAGAATCATCCtctgtcctcctcttcctcttgcaGGGGAATGGACCTCTTGGTTCAACGTGGACCATCCTGGGGGCGAAGGGGATTTCGAGACGCTGGAGGCCATCCGGTTCTACTACCGCGAACGCGTCTGTGCCCGGCCCCTGTCGATCCAAGTCCGCACCACTAAGTGGGAGCTGCCCGAGGAAGTGGGGGAAGTTGTGCACTACAGCCCTGAAGAGGGCTTCCACTGCCTCAACCAAGAACAGCCCGGCAGCAAGAGCTGCTCCAATTATCACGTCCGATTCCTCTGCCCCATTG ATCCTGTGAAGAGGCTGGGATGGTCAAGTTGGTCTCCCTGGAGCGCCTGTTCCCAAACCATGTGTGGCCTCAGTGGCATTCAAACCAGACACCGAACCTGTTTGAAGAACTCTGCACCAGTGCTGGGGCAGCTGTCAGAATGCCCTGGGAAATCCATGGAACGTCAGACCTGCCAATCTGAACCCTGCCAAG AACTCAAATGGAGCCATTGGGGGCCCTGGAGTCCGTGCTCAAAAACATGTGGCAGTGGCGGGAAGCAAGTGCGTCGTCGAAGGTGCCAAAAAACTAAACACACGCATTGTGTTGGGCGTCCCTTGGAGGTGCAGACATGCTCTGACATACCTTGTCCAG CTTGCCAGCTCAGCTGCACCATCGGCATCCCCAACAAGGACTGCACCAGCTGCATTTGTCCCGACCACACACTCTTGGGCACTGTACGGAGGGCTAATGGGATGGCCCTTGCCGGTGCCCAGATATCCCTCACAGACCAACCTCAAGCCCCCTTGGTCCAAAGCAATCGTTGGGGTCAGTTCACTATCCGGGGCATCTGTGCCGGAAATAGCACCAACGTCCGTGCTGAGCTCGAGCGCTTTGCACCAGGTAGTGCCTCTCCTGTCGTCAATGGCTCTGGGACCTCTTTGGTGGAGATTCTACTCCACAGACTTG AACAAGTTTACATGGTGACCAATCCTGAATCAAAAGTGAGGATGGTTGGAGAAAAAGCGAGGTTCTGCTGCAGTGCCCAAGGCACCCCTGAGCCCAAAAAGTATTACTG GTATCATAACGGGACACTCCTGAACTGGAAAGCATACAATTACAGCAGCAGCTTGGTGCTACGGGACTTGGGGACTTACCAAGCTGGCTTGTACCATTGCAAAGCCAGCAACAACCACAGTTCTGTCAAATCCTCTGTTGCCCATTTGACAGTGATTA gtcCAGATGTTCCAGCATGTAAAGCTCAGCCAGAAGAATACCTCATAAAACTCCCTGATGATTGTTTTCAAGAGGCAACAGGTTCCTACTTTTACAATGTTGGCCATTGTCCCAGTACCCACTGTGCTGGAAACTCTTCAGATGGCCTGCAGTGCCAAGATGCTATACAGCACTGTTGTGGAATACAACGCATGGAAGTGCGAGAGATCCACTGCATGGGTTACATCCTTCCCATTAAAGTGGTTGCAGAGTGTGGTTGTACCATCTGTATTCAGCCCAAAGTTCTGGTCCGGGGCAAAGCGTCAGCAGCTGATGATGGTGAACCCCTCCGTTTTGGTGAGATCTATCTAGGCGCAAAGAAAATTGGCTTCACTGGTTATAATGGCACATTCACAGTAGAAATGCCACCCAACACAGAGAGATTTGTGGTCAAGTTTGTGGATCGGATGCAGAAATTTGTAGATGCTGTCAAGGTTTTCCCATTTGACCAACGTGGTGGGGCTGTCTACCAAGACGTCAAATTGATGAGGAAGAAGAAGCCCATTGACTTGGCAGCAATGGAGACTAACATCATTCCATTGGGAGAAGTAACTGGAGAAAACCCTATTGGAGAGATAATCATCCCACCTGGATCTTTCTTCAGACCTGATGGGCAGGTCTACAATGGGACCGTCAAGGCAAGCATTACTTTTCTGGACCCACGTGACACTGGTACAGTGAGCACTGCCTCCAGTGACCTGAATTTCATCAATGCAGAAGGTGATCTCTTCCCTCTCAGAACATATGGCATGTTTTCAATGGATTTCTGGGAAGAAGAGACACACCAGGGCTTAGAAATTGGGCGGGTGGAGGTAAAGATGGATGCTGACCTCATCAAAACTCTTGAACATGCAGAAAAAATGAAACTCTGGTCCCTCAATCCTAGTACAGGCCTGTGGGAGGAAGAAGCATCCCTCAAGCTAGCCAAGGGGAAACGCAAGAAACGTGAAGAGAGAGCCTTTTTGATTGGCAACTTGGAAGTCCGGGAAAGGCGCCTATTTAATTTGGATGTTGCAGAAAACCGCCGCTGCTTTGTCAAAATCCGGGCATACATCAATGAAAAGTTCAACCCTAGCGAGCAGCTGGAGGGTGTTGTTGTTACCCTCATCAATCTTGAGCCCAGACCCGGTTATCCTTCTAACCCTCGGGCCTGGGGTCGATTTGATAGTGTGGTGACAGGTCCCAATGGGGCATGCTTACCTGCTTTCTGTGATAGCCAGAGGGCTGACGCCTACACAGCCTATGTCACAGCAACCATGGGAGGGGAGGAGTTGGAGGCGGTGCCTTCGAGCCCAAAGCTCAACCCTCGTGCTCtgggtgtttctcagccttacctCAATAAGCTTGGCTACCAGAGAACTGACCACGAGGACCCTGCCCTAAAGAAGACAGCCTTCAAGATCAACCTCGCCAAACCCAACCAGAACAATATTGATGAGACCAACGGGCCCATTTATGCCTTTCGGAACCTGAAGGACTGTGATCAGGCACCCGTCACAGCCAACCATTTCCGATTTTACCGAGTGGAGGTGGACAAGTATGAATATAATGTGGTGCCTTTTAAAGAGAGTGACCTGACCACTTGGACAGGAGACTACCTCTCCTGGTGGCCTAACCCTCAAGAATTCCGTGCCTGCTATATCAAAGTGAAGATCAACGGGCCTCAAGAATACATGGTGAGGTCACAAAATGTGGGTGGCAGTCATCCAAGGACACGGGGACGACTGTATGGCCTAAGGGATTCCCAGAGCATCCGGGACCGTGACATCTATAACAGCTCAGCAGCCTGTGTTGAATTCAAATGCAGTGGGATGTTGTTTGACCAAGGAATGGTGGACAGGACTGTAGTGTCCATCATCCCGCAGGGGAGCTGCCACCGTACTGCTGTCAACAGCTACTTGGGGGAGTACCTAAGCCGTCACCCGCCTGTGGTGGAAAGTAATGACACTTCCACCTTCACCATGTTGGCGCCAGTGGATCCACTGGGCCACAACTATGGCATCTACACTGTGACTGACCAGAATCCACACCTTGCCAAGGAGATTGCAATCGGGCGCTGCTTTGCTGGCACCTCAGATGGCTTTTCGCGTGAGATGAAGTCCGATCGGGGCACAGCTCTGACTTTCACCTGTCACGAAAAGCCAGTGGGGACCAAGAGCTTCTTCCAACGCCTTCTTGAATCCCCGGCCCAGACGCTGACCCAGATCCGCCGTGAGATGAGAGGCAACGAACAACTCCAGGGCCCTTCTCAAGTGGTGACTTACCCCTCTGGATTACGGACCGTGTTTTCTACACCGCGCCGTCCGAGCCGCCGAAGAAGGGTGGGTACTTCTCCGATCCAACAGTGA